In Primulina huaijiensis isolate GDHJ02 chromosome 16, ASM1229523v2, whole genome shotgun sequence, a single genomic region encodes these proteins:
- the LOC140961789 gene encoding pyrophosphate--fructose 6-phosphate 1-phosphotransferase subunit beta-like: MASSGATLPGRSASDYSEVQASRLEVSLPLPEVLRKPFKVVDGPPSSAAGNPDEIAKLFPNLFGQPSAVLVPGDSSNTPSDLSLKIGVVLSGGQAPGGHNVISGLFDYLQDRAKGSKLYGFKGGPAGIMKCKYVQLTTDFVYPYRNQGGFDMICSGRDKIETPEQFSQAEDTAKKLDLDGLVVIGGDDSNTNACLLAENFRGRKLKTRVIGCPKTIDGDLKCKEVPTSFGFDTACKIYAEMIGNVMLDARSTGKYYHFVRLMGRAASHITLECALQTHPNITIIGEEVAAKKQTLKNVTDYITDVISKRAELGYNYGVILIPEGLIDFIPEVQQLIAELNEILANDVVDEGGMWKKKLRSQSHSLFELLPPAIQEQLLLERDPHGNVQVAKIETEKMLIQMVETELESRKKQGLYNKEFKGQSHFFGYEGRCGLPSNFDSNYCYALGYAAGVLLHSGKTGLISSVGNLSAPVEKWSVGGTALTALMDVERRHGKFKPVIKKAMVELEGAPFKKFESMRDEWAMKNRYVNPGPVQFSGPTANNINHTLMLELGTKA; this comes from the exons TTGCCGGAGGTTCTCAGGAAGCCCTTCAAAGTTGTCGATGGTCCTCCAAGTTCAGCCGCGGGAAATCcag ACGAAATTGCGAAGCTTTTCCCTAATCTCTTTGGACAACCATCAGCAGTGCTTGTTCCCGGTGATTCATCTAACACTCCTTCCGACTTAAGCTTAAAGATTGGTGTTGTCCTCTCTGGAGGACAAGCTCCTGGTGGGCATAATGTGATATCTGGTCTCTTTG ATTATTTGCAGGATAGGGCAAAAGGTAGCAAATTGTACGGTTTTAAGGGTGGTCCAGCAGGGATTATGAAGTGTAAATACGTCCAACTGACCACCGACTTTGTTTATCCTTATCGAAACCAA GGTGGTTTTGACATGATTTGTAGCGGGAGAGACAAAATAGAAACCCCTGAACAA TTCAGCCAGGCAGAAGACACAGCAAAGAAACTTGATTTAGATGGACTTGTAGTCATAGGAGGAGATGACTCAAACACTAATGCCTGTCTTCTTGCTGAAAATTTTAG GGGGAGGAAACTGAAAACTCGGGTTATTGGATGTCCTAAGACAATAGATGGTGACCTGAAATGTAAAGAAGTTCCCACAAGCTTTGGATTTGACACAGCATGCAAG ATATATGCAGAAATGATTGGAAATGTCATGCTAGATGCTCGTTCAACTGGAAAATATTATCATT TTGTGAGGCTTATGGGCCGTGCTGCTTCTCACATAACACTGGAGTGCGCTTTGCAGACTCATCCCAATATAACTATAATTGGTGAAGAG GTTGCAGCAAAGAAACAGACTCTGAAGAATGTTACAGATTATATTACTGATGTGATCAGTAAACGTGCGGAACTTGGCTACAACTATGGGGTCATACTCATACCAGAAGGCTTGATTGATTTTATCCCAGAG GTGCAACAACTGATTGCAGAGTTGAATGAAATTCTCGCTAATGATGTTGTTGATGAAGGTGGAATGTGGAAGAAGAAACTCAGGAGTCAATCTCACAGCCTTTTTGAACTGCTACCACCAGCAATTCAGGAGCAACTGCTGCTGGAAAGAGATCCACATGGAAATGTGCAG GTTGCTAAAATAGAAACAGAGAAAATGCTTATCCAGATGGTTGAAACTGAATTAGAATCCAGAAAGAAGCAGGGTTTATACAATAAAGAGTTTAAGGGACAATCTCATTTTTTCGG TTATGAAGGTAGATGTGGTTTACCTTCTAACTTCGACTCCAACTACTGCTATGCATTGGGTTATGCTGCTGGAGTACTACTGCATTCTGGCAAGACTGGTCTGATTTCCTCG GTGGGGAACTTGAGTGCTCCAGTTGAGAAATGGAGTGTAGGTGGAACAGCTTTGACTGCTTTGATGGATGTGGAAAGGAGACACG GAAAGTTTAAACCCGTGATTAAGAAGGCAATGGTCGAACTCGAAG GAGCTcctttcaaaaaatttgaatccatgCGTGACGAATGGGCTATGAAGAATCGGTATGTCAATCCAG GTCCCGTTCAGTTTTCTGGTCCAACAGCAAATA